Sequence from the Sardina pilchardus chromosome 15, fSarPil1.1, whole genome shotgun sequence genome:
GAGCAAGAATATCTCTGCATACTTCATTAGGTGTGTCATTTACAggccacacctgcacacaggggCTTACATTTGGACATCAGTGTTGAAAGCATATGGGACGTCCACAAATATTATTCTCAGCAGTTACATGGGCATTAAGGCAGGCCAGTACAAGGGCACTGAACAATGATGATACAGTCATTGGAGTTCCAAGTGTCAGTCAGACACAAGCAAACAATTTAGACTCCAGGTGGAGATTGGATCAAAACCCATTAATCTAGTCCTTCAACTGGTCAATCGCAATAGTGTTGGAAGATGtattaaaacagaaaaaaacagaaaaaagacaacaaacaaCCAAGAAAACTGTTTTTTAATCATAAAGTCTTGTGCCGTGTCGGTGTTGTCCAGAGTGCTGCGGTTTAAGTCATGTAGTACTTaatacatttctgaaatatGGTTTTACTCATACAGTGTTTAATTTTGCTAATTCCTCACCAATGTTATACAAACAGGAAAAAGGCATTGTCGAGCAACTCCAAGCAGGCATCCGCTACTTCGACCTAAGGATAGCCCACAAACCCAATGACATGTCAAATGAGCTGTACTTCACACatgtcatatacacacatgtaacaGTTCTGGTAAGAGGAATTACCTGTTTGGTCAGAGAATTTATGCTTAACCTTTACCATAACAAAGAAAGTAAGCCTGACTTAAACTATTGTCTCCTAGGACACACTACAGAAAGTTGCAAGTTGGCTCGACTCCCATCCAAAGGAAATCGTCATCTTAGCCTGCAGGAACTTTGAAGGACTCAGTGAGAAACTGCACGAAACGTTTATTTACTCTCTCAAGAGAACATTTGCCTCAAAACTCTGCCCACGCACGGTGAGTGAGATAGTggtcacaggcacacatacaataTCAAGAATGTCTTCAGCAACAGTGTATTTATCTGGGTTTGGCTGGATGTACAGTAATTATTAACTGTATGGACGATGAATAATTGACCACCTTATTTTAAACACACGTGGGCACAGTGTTTGTGCTGGTATCTGACGTCCTCCTGTTTCACCAGGAGGCTGTTGTGACCCTGCGGCATCTGTGGAGCCTCAGGTACCAGGTGGTTCTGTCCTATGATGACCAGACAGCTGCCCGGCATAACGAGCTCTGGCCTGCCATTCCTTATCTGTGGGCGAACAAGCCGACAGCAGAGGGCCTAATCGATTACCTGGAATGGGAGAAATCACTGGGCCGCCCAGGTGAGAGGACATTAGACGTCCACATTAAGGATATTTCAAACAATGATATGATTTATTGAATATTTAAATAATAGGACACATGACTAAAATTCAGTGCATCTTACAAGCTCTTCAGGCTGTCTAAATATACCTGACATCAACTACTAGTCTTACCCATTATTTGCCAAATGCATGGCTGTAGAAGTGCAGTGAAATGGAGGATTGCAACTTGCATCCAGTTCTATGTtttaaaaaggggggggggggtatataaataaataaatatatatacacacacacacacacacacagtacagtcatttcctgtgtattagccacattgtgtataagcccaGGACAATATTTTATGCATGTTGCGAGAAAACGAAACCATATTAACTCTATATTAGCTGCcaccgtgtattaacctcatagctgaagaaattgctAAGAAGAAAATGCAAAATCAATATTCAAGCCGCAGAtaattattgtgaaattacagGTATAAAGCTTCTTCTCAGTCTGTCAGTCCTAGCTCTGATGGAATGGAGATGCTTCACAGAAGGAAACAATGTACATGCAATTTTATTTACATCACATTTGTACATTATGCATGAAATGCTCTGTTGTACATTACTGCACCATACATTAGCTTACAGCACACAATTTCTACCGCTCTATTTTGAACATTCCCTCAATGTCTTGGCCTTGTTGTGTCTCCTGTGCAGATGGGTTCTTTGTGGCTGGCCTAAACCTGACGGCAGGCCGCTGTTTCATCACCTCTCACCCCCGCGAGTCGCTGCGCTCGCTGAGCGTGGAGAACTGGGACGACGTGAGGCAGTGGCTGAAGGAGCAGAGGCCTGGCCCAGGCCTCAGCTGCCTCAACATCATCGCTGGAGACTTTGTGGGCCTCATTCCCTTCTGCCGCCAGATCATCGCGCTGAACAAAAAACTGATTCCAGCCTCCCAGAGCCATGGGGACTGAGAGGCCTGACTATGAACAAGGATTTTTGACATCATCCCTTCCAAAGAAGGAACTACCTGATTGCCATATCAAATATCACAGTGCAATATCAaacacttttttatttattgatgaacctttttttacactttttgaGTATTCACTATACATTCATCCGGTCATGTGAACATGGTTAGTTTGACACCTTGGCCTAACAGGACACTTTGAGGTATCATGAGCTATTGTTTCAAAGGGAAGACTGGACTGCATTATGATACGCCTAAAGATATGTACGACACATTCATTGCCTGCTACATAATGACAAATGAACGGTCAAAGGGGAAGTGCTGGCAGAATTATTGTACATTAGTCACATTACTGTTACACAAACAATACACTTTTTATGTCCATTTTCTATTTCGGTCTCCTTCCTCATTTCTTTGGCTGACAAGATTCCGGAGTCCACCACAGCAGGTATCAGTGGCAGATAGAAGCTGTttgagagcagggcagagtagcAGTCTGGGTGCAGCTAGGAGACAAGGACAGCCTGTCCTGCTGTCAAGTGTTCTGGAACAGCTTCCTGTAGCGACCATATGCGGCGACGCTGATGATGACCTTGACGGTGGCCATGCAGTCGTCTCCCCCAGCTTCCACTTCCTGCACAGTGGCCTCTTTGTAAAGCCATCTatccacacacataagcacataaCAGCTTGGTATCACGTGTGGCTGCGTAACATGTTAATCATTAGGTTATAACCAGATTTCCGCATTTGTGTTTCTAGAACGTTCACTTACCCCAGCTGAGGGCTGCTGAGGTCCACTTTGAGGGACAGGATTTGTTTCCCGGTGGATTTCATTATTCCTTCCTCCACCTTGTGTCTCAGATCCTCCAAGCCGAGTTCTTTCAGTGCTGAAATTGGCAAGCAGTCAGGTTCTGTGGCCTCATACCTGGGGGACAATATGGAGTTGGCAGGCACAAATGATTACCATACATTGCCATTGGCATTGACATTGACTGGGAGACAGTGACCATGGTGATGCAATGCACATAAAGTCTTACTCGCTGATGAGATCCACCTTGTTGTGGACCTCTATGATTGTGTTCATGAGTCTGTCAGGGATCTGCAAGTTCTTAAGGACGTTCAAGACGTTCGCCTTCTGGTACGCTGTCTCTGGGTGGCTGATGTCTCGCACATGAATAATGAGGTCCTGTAGAGGGTGAGCAGAGAATCAATTGAGAGAGTCATAGTGTACAGACCGTATGTGTAtggttatatatttttttgtgatgtaGCGTCATTCCTTAGAAAAGCTCTACCTCAGAGTTACTATTAAAGCATaacttacactgacagactttgacaagatttgggaaagattcttgaaagatggtagtcttttaactaatgcccctcattcaagctttactcaagagactacaatctttcaagaatctttaccaaatcttgtcaaagtctgtcagtgtaaggtaggctttaggcaGCTAACTGCAGgtgtttcaagtttcaagttaaGACTGTAccataatttcctgactattagccgcgccTTATACATCGATTTTGCAAAAAATCTTCTGGAGGTTAATACCAGGGGGGCAATTAGTATGGtgttaaaacactgtcctgcggcttatacacaatgtggcttatatgcgggaaattactgtatagctGTAGAAATTACTCTTTTTATTCACATataattgaaatgaaatgacttCAGAACTTTATATGAAGCAATTTAAACATCATAAAATGCCTGAGCAAAGGGTAAGTATTTGTTTTGGTCTCTTACAATTTTTCTCAATTGATTTGACCTGTTTAAAGAAACTAGGAGCATGTTGGTCTTCACGAACACCTTCTTTGCATA
This genomic interval carries:
- the si:dkey-66a8.7 gene encoding PI-PLC X domain-containing protein 1 isoform X4, with the protein product MDLTESDSDYGDWMSALSEELWDVSLSNLAIPGSHDTMSYCLDITSPLVRSESDTFRILDGLFYCITRPVIYRWATTQEKGIVEQLQAGIRYFDLRIAHKPNDMSNELYFTHVIYTHVTVLDTLQKVASWLDSHPKEIVILACRNFEGLSEKLHETFIYSLKRTFASKLCPRTEAVVTLRHLWSLRYQVVLSYDDQTAARHNELWPAIPYLWANKPTAEGLIDYLEWEKSLGRPGIKLLLSLSVLALMEWRCFTEGNNMGSLWLA
- the si:dkey-66a8.7 gene encoding PI-PLC X domain-containing protein 1 isoform X3, whose amino-acid sequence is MIVNKSSHDTMSYCLDITSPLVRSESDTFRILDGLFYCITRPVIYRWATTQEKGIVEQLQAGIRYFDLRIAHKPNDMSNELYFTHVIYTHVTVLDTLQKVASWLDSHPKEIVILACRNFEGLSEKLHETFIYSLKRTFASKLCPRTEAVVTLRHLWSLRYQVVLSYDDQTAARHNELWPAIPYLWANKPTAEGLIDYLEWEKSLGRPDGFFVAGLNLTAGRCFITSHPRESLRSLSVENWDDVRQWLKEQRPGPGLSCLNIIAGDFVGLIPFCRQIIALNKKLIPASQSHGD
- the si:dkey-66a8.7 gene encoding PI-PLC X domain-containing protein 1 isoform X2 — protein: MIVNKKLWDVSLSNLAIPGSHDTMSYCLDITSPLVRSESDTFRILDGLFYCITRPVIYRWATTQEKGIVEQLQAGIRYFDLRIAHKPNDMSNELYFTHVIYTHVTVLDTLQKVASWLDSHPKEIVILACRNFEGLSEKLHETFIYSLKRTFASKLCPRTEAVVTLRHLWSLRYQVVLSYDDQTAARHNELWPAIPYLWANKPTAEGLIDYLEWEKSLGRPDGFFVAGLNLTAGRCFITSHPRESLRSLSVENWDDVRQWLKEQRPGPGLSCLNIIAGDFVGLIPFCRQIIALNKKLIPASQSHGD
- the si:dkey-66a8.7 gene encoding PI-PLC X domain-containing protein 1 isoform X1; this encodes MDLTESDSDYGDWMSALSEELWDVSLSNLAIPGSHDTMSYCLDITSPLVRSESDTFRILDGLFYCITRPVIYRWATTQEKGIVEQLQAGIRYFDLRIAHKPNDMSNELYFTHVIYTHVTVLDTLQKVASWLDSHPKEIVILACRNFEGLSEKLHETFIYSLKRTFASKLCPRTEAVVTLRHLWSLRYQVVLSYDDQTAARHNELWPAIPYLWANKPTAEGLIDYLEWEKSLGRPDGFFVAGLNLTAGRCFITSHPRESLRSLSVENWDDVRQWLKEQRPGPGLSCLNIIAGDFVGLIPFCRQIIALNKKLIPASQSHGD